A region of Phalacrocorax carbo chromosome 7, bPhaCar2.1, whole genome shotgun sequence DNA encodes the following proteins:
- the GABPB1 gene encoding GA-binding protein subunit beta-1 isoform X2, whose protein sequence is MRGRRRGGRIPPPSPFCRGYLCNKMSLVDLGKKLLEAARAGQDDEVRILMANGAPFTTDWLGTSPLHLAAQYGHYSTTEVLLRAGVSRDARTKVDRTPLHMAASEGHASIVEVLLKHGADVNAKDMLKMTALHWATEHNHQEVVELLIKYGADVHAQSKFCKTALDIAVDNGNEDLAEILQIAMQNQINTNPESPDTVTIHAATPQFIIGPGGVVNLTDETGVSAVQFGNSSTSVLATLAALAEASAPLSNSSETPVVATEEVVTAESVDGAIQQVVSSGGQQVITIVTDGIQLGNLHSIPTSGIGQPIIVTMPDGQQVLTVPATDIAEETVISEEPPVKRQCIEIVENRMESAEIEERETLQKQLDEANREAQKYRQQLLKKEQEAEAYRQKLEAMNRLQTNKEAV, encoded by the exons ATGCGCGGCAGGCGGCGCGGAGGCCGTATCCCTCCGCCGAGCCCCTTTTGTCGGGGATATTTGTGTAATAAG ATGTCACTAGTAGATTTGGGAAAGAAACTTCTAGAAGCTGCACGAGCAGGTCAAGATGATGAAGTTCGCATTTTGATGGCAAATGGAGCACCTTTTACCACAGATTGG TTGGGAACATCTCCACTTCATCTAGCAGCACAGTATGGACACTACTCAACAACAGAAGTGTTGCTGCGAGCAGGTGTAAGTCGGGATGCCAGAACCAAAGTGGACAGAACTCCATTACACATGGCAGCATCAGAAGGCCATGCCAGCATAGTTGAAGTTTTACTTAAG CACGGTGCTGATGTTAATGCGAAGGACATGCTCAAAATGACTGCGCTTCACTGGGCTACCGAACATAACCACCAAGAAGTTGTAGAACTCTTAATAAAGTACGGAGCAGATGTTCACGCTCAGAGTAAATTTTGCAAAACGGCATTAGATATTGCAGTAGATAATGGAAATGAAGATCTTGCAGAAATATTACAG ATTGCAATGCAGAACCAAATCAATACGAATCCAGAAAGTCCGGACACTGTGACGATACATGCAGCAACACCGCAGTTCATCATCGGACCTGGAGGGGTGGTGAACCTAACAG ATGAAACAGGCGTGTCTGCTGTACAGTTTGGAAATTCATCGACATCAGTATTAGCCACACTGGCAGCTTTAGCAGAAGCATCAGCTCCACTGTCTAATTCTTCAGAAACACCAG TTGTGGCCACAGAAGAGGTTGTGACTGCAGAATCTGTGGATGGTGCTATTCAGCAAGTTGTCAGTTCTGGAGGTCAGCAAGTTATTACTATAGTTACAGACGGCATTCAGCTTGGTAATCTGCATTCGATTCCAACCAGTGGAATAGGGCAACCAATCATTGTGACTATGCCAGATGGACAGCAAG TATTAACAGTTCCAGCAACAGACATTGCTGAAGAAACTGTGATAAGCGAAGAACCGCCAGTGAAGAGACAGTGCATTGAGATTGTTGAAAATCGTATGGAGTCTGCAGAAATAGAA GAAAGAGAAACTCTTCAGAAACAGCTGGATGAGGCAAACAGAGAAGCACAAAAATATCGTCAGCAGCTTctaaagaaagaacaagaagcAGAGGCCTACCGGCAGAAGCTAGAGGCAATGAACCGCCTCCAGACTAATAAAGAAgctgtttaa
- the GABPB1 gene encoding GA-binding protein subunit beta-1 isoform X3, translating into MSLVDLGKKLLEAARAGQDDEVRILMANGAPFTTDWLGTSPLHLAAQYGHYSTTEVLLRAGVSRDARTKVDRTPLHMAASEGHASIVEVLLKHGADVNAKDMLKMTALHWATEHNHQEVVELLIKYGADVHAQSKFCKTALDIAVDNGNEDLAEILQIAMQNQINTNPESPDTVTIHAATPQFIIGPGGVVNLTGLVSSANTSNGTDETGVSAVQFGNSSTSVLATLAALAEASAPLSNSSETPVVATEEVVTAESVDGAIQQVVSSGGQQVITIVTDGIQLGNLHSIPTSGIGQPIIVTMPDGQQVLTVPATDIAEETVISEEPPVKRQCIEIVENRMESAEIEERETLQKQLDEANREAQKYRQQLLKKEQEAEAYRQKLEAMNRLQTNKEAV; encoded by the exons ATGTCACTAGTAGATTTGGGAAAGAAACTTCTAGAAGCTGCACGAGCAGGTCAAGATGATGAAGTTCGCATTTTGATGGCAAATGGAGCACCTTTTACCACAGATTGG TTGGGAACATCTCCACTTCATCTAGCAGCACAGTATGGACACTACTCAACAACAGAAGTGTTGCTGCGAGCAGGTGTAAGTCGGGATGCCAGAACCAAAGTGGACAGAACTCCATTACACATGGCAGCATCAGAAGGCCATGCCAGCATAGTTGAAGTTTTACTTAAG CACGGTGCTGATGTTAATGCGAAGGACATGCTCAAAATGACTGCGCTTCACTGGGCTACCGAACATAACCACCAAGAAGTTGTAGAACTCTTAATAAAGTACGGAGCAGATGTTCACGCTCAGAGTAAATTTTGCAAAACGGCATTAGATATTGCAGTAGATAATGGAAATGAAGATCTTGCAGAAATATTACAG ATTGCAATGCAGAACCAAATCAATACGAATCCAGAAAGTCCGGACACTGTGACGATACATGCAGCAACACCGCAGTTCATCATCGGACCTGGAGGGGTGGTGAACCTAACAGGTCTGGTATCTTCTGCAAATACATCAAATGGAACAG ATGAAACAGGCGTGTCTGCTGTACAGTTTGGAAATTCATCGACATCAGTATTAGCCACACTGGCAGCTTTAGCAGAAGCATCAGCTCCACTGTCTAATTCTTCAGAAACACCAG TTGTGGCCACAGAAGAGGTTGTGACTGCAGAATCTGTGGATGGTGCTATTCAGCAAGTTGTCAGTTCTGGAGGTCAGCAAGTTATTACTATAGTTACAGACGGCATTCAGCTTGGTAATCTGCATTCGATTCCAACCAGTGGAATAGGGCAACCAATCATTGTGACTATGCCAGATGGACAGCAAG TATTAACAGTTCCAGCAACAGACATTGCTGAAGAAACTGTGATAAGCGAAGAACCGCCAGTGAAGAGACAGTGCATTGAGATTGTTGAAAATCGTATGGAGTCTGCAGAAATAGAA GAAAGAGAAACTCTTCAGAAACAGCTGGATGAGGCAAACAGAGAAGCACAAAAATATCGTCAGCAGCTTctaaagaaagaacaagaagcAGAGGCCTACCGGCAGAAGCTAGAGGCAATGAACCGCCTCCAGACTAATAAAGAAgctgtttaa
- the GABPB1 gene encoding GA-binding protein subunit beta-1 isoform X1, which translates to MRGRRRGGRIPPPSPFCRGYLCNKMSLVDLGKKLLEAARAGQDDEVRILMANGAPFTTDWLGTSPLHLAAQYGHYSTTEVLLRAGVSRDARTKVDRTPLHMAASEGHASIVEVLLKHGADVNAKDMLKMTALHWATEHNHQEVVELLIKYGADVHAQSKFCKTALDIAVDNGNEDLAEILQIAMQNQINTNPESPDTVTIHAATPQFIIGPGGVVNLTGLVSSANTSNGTDETGVSAVQFGNSSTSVLATLAALAEASAPLSNSSETPVVATEEVVTAESVDGAIQQVVSSGGQQVITIVTDGIQLGNLHSIPTSGIGQPIIVTMPDGQQVLTVPATDIAEETVISEEPPVKRQCIEIVENRMESAEIEERETLQKQLDEANREAQKYRQQLLKKEQEAEAYRQKLEAMNRLQTNKEAV; encoded by the exons ATGCGCGGCAGGCGGCGCGGAGGCCGTATCCCTCCGCCGAGCCCCTTTTGTCGGGGATATTTGTGTAATAAG ATGTCACTAGTAGATTTGGGAAAGAAACTTCTAGAAGCTGCACGAGCAGGTCAAGATGATGAAGTTCGCATTTTGATGGCAAATGGAGCACCTTTTACCACAGATTGG TTGGGAACATCTCCACTTCATCTAGCAGCACAGTATGGACACTACTCAACAACAGAAGTGTTGCTGCGAGCAGGTGTAAGTCGGGATGCCAGAACCAAAGTGGACAGAACTCCATTACACATGGCAGCATCAGAAGGCCATGCCAGCATAGTTGAAGTTTTACTTAAG CACGGTGCTGATGTTAATGCGAAGGACATGCTCAAAATGACTGCGCTTCACTGGGCTACCGAACATAACCACCAAGAAGTTGTAGAACTCTTAATAAAGTACGGAGCAGATGTTCACGCTCAGAGTAAATTTTGCAAAACGGCATTAGATATTGCAGTAGATAATGGAAATGAAGATCTTGCAGAAATATTACAG ATTGCAATGCAGAACCAAATCAATACGAATCCAGAAAGTCCGGACACTGTGACGATACATGCAGCAACACCGCAGTTCATCATCGGACCTGGAGGGGTGGTGAACCTAACAGGTCTGGTATCTTCTGCAAATACATCAAATGGAACAG ATGAAACAGGCGTGTCTGCTGTACAGTTTGGAAATTCATCGACATCAGTATTAGCCACACTGGCAGCTTTAGCAGAAGCATCAGCTCCACTGTCTAATTCTTCAGAAACACCAG TTGTGGCCACAGAAGAGGTTGTGACTGCAGAATCTGTGGATGGTGCTATTCAGCAAGTTGTCAGTTCTGGAGGTCAGCAAGTTATTACTATAGTTACAGACGGCATTCAGCTTGGTAATCTGCATTCGATTCCAACCAGTGGAATAGGGCAACCAATCATTGTGACTATGCCAGATGGACAGCAAG TATTAACAGTTCCAGCAACAGACATTGCTGAAGAAACTGTGATAAGCGAAGAACCGCCAGTGAAGAGACAGTGCATTGAGATTGTTGAAAATCGTATGGAGTCTGCAGAAATAGAA GAAAGAGAAACTCTTCAGAAACAGCTGGATGAGGCAAACAGAGAAGCACAAAAATATCGTCAGCAGCTTctaaagaaagaacaagaagcAGAGGCCTACCGGCAGAAGCTAGAGGCAATGAACCGCCTCCAGACTAATAAAGAAgctgtttaa